The Rhizobium viscosum genomic sequence CGGCAAAGGGGTTTCCTGAAATGGCAATGACAGCCGCACCGAGCCCTGCGGCAACGGCCGGCAGGAACAGGCGGGATCGCTTGGGGGCAGCTCTCGTCATGCGTGTCGGGGTTTACTCGTTCAAATCGCCCGGAACCTAAGCTGATTTGGGGCTGTTGGCCAGAAAGTTTGAAGCAGAAGAGGCCCTGAGGCAAAACACGGCTGCGTGAGTGTTTTGGTCTGCGTCAGACGCGATGATAAGGGTGGCCGGACAGGATGGTCACGGCCCGATAGAGTTGTTCGGCGATCAGCGTGCGAACGATCTGGTGCGGCCATGTCATCTTGCCAAGACAGAGTGTCAGGTCGGCACGATCATAGAGCGAGGGATCCAGGCCATCGGCGCCGCCGATTGCGATCGTGAGGTCACGTTTGCCCTGGTCGCGATAGGTGCCGAGGAGATTGGCGAAAGCTTCGCTGTCCAGCGCCTTGCCGCGTTCGTCGAGGAGAATGAGGATGCTGCCGTCGGAGAGCGATTTCAGCAGCATGGCCGCTTCCTCGCGCTTGCGGGTTTCCGCATTGGAGGCGCGGCTTTCGGCCACTTCGGCGATACGAGAAAATTCCAGGCCGACCGCAGGACCGGCCTTGGCAAAACGGTCGAAATAACGGGCCGCAAGATCCTTTTCGGGGCC encodes the following:
- the rlmH gene encoding 23S rRNA (pseudouridine(1915)-N(3))-methyltransferase RlmH yields the protein MRIGLFAVGRLKSGPEKDLAARYFDRFAKAGPAVGLEFSRIAEVAESRASNAETRKREEAAMLLKSLSDGSILILLDERGKALDSEAFANLLGTYRDQGKRDLTIAIGGADGLDPSLYDRADLTLCLGKMTWPHQIVRTLIAEQLYRAVTILSGHPYHRV